One region of bacterium genomic DNA includes:
- the clpP gene encoding ATP-dependent Clp endopeptidase proteolytic subunit ClpP: MSLVPMVIEQTGRGERAFDIFSRLLKERIIFLGTPIDDMIASLVVAQLLFLDAEDPEKEIALYINSPGGMVTAGMAIYDTMQYVRSPVSTICTGMAASMAALLLAAGEPGKRLALPNSRIMIHQPSGGARGQASDILIEAEEILKIKKQLNLLLSKHTGQSIEVIEKDTDRNNYMNPEEAVKYGLIDSVISKQADNASKEHAAKGKKK, translated from the coding sequence ATGAGTCTCGTACCAATGGTAATCGAACAGACCGGTCGTGGAGAACGGGCATTCGATATTTTCAGCCGCTTGTTAAAAGAGCGGATCATCTTTTTAGGAACACCTATCGACGATATGATTGCTTCGTTAGTCGTCGCGCAGTTGTTGTTCCTCGACGCTGAAGACCCGGAAAAGGAAATCGCACTTTACATCAATAGCCCGGGAGGAATGGTTACCGCCGGAATGGCGATTTACGATACCATGCAGTATGTCCGCTCCCCGGTGAGTACGATTTGCACGGGAATGGCAGCATCTATGGCGGCGTTACTGCTGGCCGCCGGCGAACCCGGTAAACGGCTGGCATTACCAAATTCGCGGATCATGATACATCAACCATCGGGTGGTGCACGTGGACAGGCGTCGGATATTTTAATCGAAGCAGAAGAAATTCTGAAGATTAAAAAGCAGTTGAATTTGCTCCTTTCTAAGCATACTGGACAATCGATTGAAGTTATTGAGAAAGATACCGACCGGAACAATTACATGAATCCGGAAGAAGCGGTGAAGTATGGTTTAATCGATTCAGTCATCTCGAAGCAAGCCGATAATGCGTCAAAGGAACATGCTGCAAAGGGAAAGAAGAAGTAG
- a CDS encoding exopolyphosphatase, giving the protein MMTPMRIVTRADLDGIACAVLLRHVVTVSDYRFTEAFPLQHGELAIQSNDIITNLPYAEGCALWFDHHASNEPKVPRPGKWAVAPSAARVVYDYYGHNRFPGCDRMVVETDRVDSATITAEEIANPSGYFLLELTINPKKPADEPYWRKLINLLFEANGEVEPVLQESETAQRAHVVLSELDEYRDAISSRSRLEKMVVVTDLRGLERVPAENRFLVYGMFPAAEVSIKLAEVHNEKGHMVKISLGRSILNTRSTVNLGELLTQYGGGGHTAAGSVHVPFGKEEAVYRELLTKIQAAS; this is encoded by the coding sequence ATGATGACTCCGATGCGAATAGTAACCCGCGCCGATTTGGACGGAATCGCTTGTGCCGTATTGTTACGCCATGTCGTAACCGTTTCGGATTATCGTTTCACTGAGGCGTTTCCGTTGCAACACGGTGAACTTGCGATTCAAAGTAACGATATCATTACCAATCTACCCTATGCCGAAGGGTGCGCGTTGTGGTTTGATCACCATGCCTCGAACGAACCGAAAGTGCCGCGTCCGGGAAAATGGGCGGTAGCGCCGTCGGCAGCTCGAGTGGTTTACGACTACTATGGTCACAACAGATTTCCCGGTTGTGATAGAATGGTAGTCGAGACCGACCGGGTGGATAGCGCTACCATCACCGCTGAGGAAATTGCGAATCCGTCGGGATATTTTCTGCTTGAGTTAACGATCAATCCCAAAAAGCCGGCAGATGAGCCATATTGGCGGAAATTGATTAATTTGCTATTCGAGGCTAACGGAGAAGTGGAACCAGTATTGCAGGAATCGGAAACGGCACAGCGTGCTCATGTCGTTCTTTCGGAACTGGACGAGTACCGTGATGCGATTTCTTCACGTTCCCGATTGGAAAAGATGGTTGTGGTGACCGATCTACGCGGACTCGAACGGGTTCCTGCTGAAAACCGATTCTTAGTGTATGGGATGTTTCCCGCCGCCGAAGTCTCGATCAAATTAGCGGAAGTTCACAATGAAAAAGGTCACATGGTAAAAATATCATTGGGACGCTCGATTTTGAATACCCGTTCGACCGTTAACTTAGGAGAATTGTTAACGCAATACGGCGGCGGCGGTCATACGGCGGCGGGTTCGGTACACGTTCCTTTTGGCAAAGAAGAAGCAGTGTATCGCGAGTTGTTGACCAAAATTCAAGCCGCCAGTTGA
- a CDS encoding glycosyltransferase: MNRIVVLGDGLFVPELLRRSIEVVHLHPASETTPFPLEHWTGLEIAKYLLPNDILLISGAISPVVFPASFENIRNPVVCYLPDAPLHRFWMSRAATSLTRLVVDQPQEVSFYRKLGINAEWLPLAADPTLYHAGNRAWNDRDIDFLFVGTVDPARRLKRSKLLKIIQSVVAVTILDGGGNRSVPADEVAEYYRRAKVIINENMFPSVNLRMFEAMASGAMLFTEETDCCWSRLFTDGKHFLTFNAENLRERVRWIKQNLASEVKIIAEVGRREVENHHLLSNRVDQLLAVLLALPSNDNPLSRLHPGVPLRMALRWSLHPQRDIWLQSSLSLLAEDSTTFDKESWLDRVALMHVLQKDNALLDTLKEAIKQHPNSLRLRVAIAWQQIAAGSNNGYAHLRQALRIAGYEDFSDTRLRTELGYCHFATANLLTVIGEDFDPGFLRKKLPVFLWKAMEHYQQAVELSPDDEEIRCTFARFLQERFAVEEAAYLLEHAPNLTVRIREALALLQPELCR; encoded by the coding sequence ATGAACCGAATTGTAGTTTTAGGTGATGGACTGTTCGTGCCGGAGTTGCTTCGGCGAAGCATCGAAGTCGTACACTTGCACCCGGCGTCCGAAACTACCCCATTCCCTTTAGAACACTGGACTGGCTTAGAAATCGCCAAGTATTTGCTGCCCAATGACATCCTGTTAATTTCCGGGGCGATTTCGCCTGTCGTATTTCCTGCAAGTTTCGAGAATATTCGAAATCCAGTTGTTTGCTATCTTCCCGATGCGCCGCTCCACCGGTTTTGGATGAGCCGGGCGGCAACCTCTCTTACTCGATTAGTCGTTGATCAACCGCAGGAAGTTTCGTTCTATCGTAAGCTTGGCATAAATGCCGAGTGGTTGCCGCTCGCCGCCGACCCGACGCTGTATCATGCAGGAAATCGCGCGTGGAACGACCGTGACATTGATTTTCTCTTTGTCGGTACAGTTGATCCCGCTCGACGGCTTAAACGTTCCAAACTGCTGAAAATCATCCAAAGCGTAGTAGCAGTCACAATCCTTGATGGTGGCGGTAACCGTTCCGTTCCGGCTGATGAAGTTGCGGAATACTACCGGCGAGCAAAAGTCATTATCAATGAGAATATGTTTCCTTCTGTGAATTTGCGGATGTTTGAAGCAATGGCGTCCGGTGCAATGCTTTTCACTGAGGAGACAGATTGTTGTTGGTCGAGGTTGTTTACCGATGGCAAGCACTTCCTCACTTTCAACGCCGAAAACCTCCGAGAGCGTGTTCGTTGGATCAAGCAAAATCTCGCCTCTGAAGTAAAAATCATCGCTGAGGTAGGGAGGCGAGAGGTTGAAAACCATCATTTGCTATCCAACCGCGTCGATCAACTGCTTGCAGTTCTGTTAGCTTTGCCTTCCAATGACAATCCATTATCACGTTTGCATCCCGGCGTTCCGTTACGAATGGCGCTCCGCTGGAGTCTACACCCCCAGCGGGATATCTGGTTACAGAGTAGTCTCTCTTTGCTCGCAGAGGATTCTACTACTTTCGATAAAGAAAGCTGGTTGGATCGAGTAGCGCTGATGCATGTTTTACAAAAAGACAATGCGCTGCTCGACACACTCAAGGAAGCAATCAAACAGCATCCCAATTCGCTTCGTCTGCGCGTAGCAATCGCATGGCAACAAATTGCGGCTGGATCCAACAATGGCTATGCCCATCTTCGCCAAGCCTTGCGAATCGCTGGTTACGAAGATTTCTCGGATACCCGGTTACGAACTGAGTTGGGGTATTGTCACTTTGCTACTGCCAATCTTCTCACTGTTATCGGTGAAGATTTCGATCCCGGATTTCTCCGAAAAAAACTTCCGGTGTTTCTCTGGAAAGCGATGGAACATTATCAACAAGCTGTGGAGCTTTCCCCAGACGATGAGGAAATCCGGTGTACTTTCGCAAGATTTCTACAGGAACGGTTTGCGGTGGAAGAAGCTGCCTATCTATTGGAACACGCTCCCAATCTAACCGTGCGGATTCGGGAAGCGCTTGCGTTGTTACAACCTGAGCTTTGCCGCTAA
- a CDS encoding response regulator: protein MPRRLRVLIVDDEVEIVRLLSEIISTVGWEAVGARDGLDAYELFKREKFDLIITDIYMPRMNGLELLAKVKKDKVEMPVMLITGYSHFKQLLQSLRYKPDGFLQKPFDVSELILSIGNIQMDDQEMEAEQ from the coding sequence ATGCCACGCCGTTTACGCGTTCTAATCGTCGACGATGAAGTAGAAATCGTGCGACTTTTAAGCGAGATAATCTCAACCGTTGGTTGGGAAGCGGTCGGTGCACGAGATGGTTTAGATGCATATGAGTTATTCAAACGCGAAAAATTCGATTTAATCATCACCGATATCTACATGCCTCGTATGAATGGACTGGAATTGCTGGCAAAAGTAAAAAAAGATAAAGTAGAAATGCCGGTAATGCTTATTACAGGATATTCTCACTTTAAGCAGTTACTTCAATCACTTCGTTACAAACCAGATGGATTTTTGCAAAAACCATTTGACGTATCAGAGTTAATCCTATCGATTGGCAACATTCAGATGGACGATCAGGAGATGGAAGCAGAGCAGTAA
- a CDS encoding divalent-cation tolerance protein CutA — protein sequence MFDAIGQTTPRMLNDPVLLMTSTRFDDPAEWMKDLLAQRLAACVTRIPAAESSYHWQGKIVSEHENLWLIKTTRDRSLSVSDYIKQHHRHDVPEIVIFEIAAINHEYHQWLIQNVDVSSSSDSNDS from the coding sequence ATGTTTGATGCCATCGGTCAAACGACACCTAGAATGCTAAACGATCCAGTGTTGCTAATGACATCCACCCGTTTCGACGATCCGGCAGAGTGGATGAAAGATTTACTGGCACAGCGATTGGCAGCCTGTGTAACCCGGATCCCTGCAGCCGAATCCAGTTACCACTGGCAAGGAAAAATCGTTTCCGAGCATGAGAATCTCTGGTTAATCAAAACAACCAGAGATCGTAGTCTGTCGGTATCTGATTACATCAAACAACATCACCGACATGATGTTCCTGAAATTGTAATCTTCGAGATTGCAGCGATCAATCATGAGTACCATCAGTGGTTAATTCAAAATGTTGATGTATCAAGTTCAAGTGATTCTAATGACTCGTAA